One stretch of Pedobacter riviphilus DNA includes these proteins:
- a CDS encoding RagB/SusD family nutrient uptake outer membrane protein codes for MNTRIIYIGLIILVAFSSCKKWLDVQPEDRFTGEQIFKTKDGFATAINGVYLDMSTQKLYGANLNSTILEVFAQRYNFDSQVADLYSYSIHDYNNANVKATIDQIWTSMYVNITNVNKFIEHLDADKGAVLSASEDSLFKGEAIGLRAFMHLDLLRMYGPIYNSADSTKPAIPYSTVAGTSYGPILPANQVMGKILSDLHSAESLLANDPIRNGVQSGQNQTYLNNRNQRMNYFAVKGLQARALLYRGIKQQHFWQQRR; via the coding sequence ATGAATACAAGAATTATATATATCGGGTTGATCATTTTAGTAGCTTTTTCATCCTGCAAAAAATGGCTGGATGTGCAGCCTGAAGACCGATTTACCGGCGAACAGATCTTTAAGACTAAAGATGGCTTTGCCACAGCTATCAATGGTGTTTATCTGGATATGTCAACACAAAAATTATATGGTGCAAATTTGAACAGTACGATCCTGGAAGTTTTTGCACAGCGGTACAATTTTGATAGCCAGGTCGCTGATCTTTACAGTTATTCCATCCATGATTATAACAATGCAAATGTTAAAGCCACGATAGACCAAATCTGGACAAGCATGTATGTGAATATCACGAATGTAAATAAATTTATCGAACACCTTGATGCAGATAAAGGCGCTGTTTTATCCGCCAGCGAAGATTCGTTATTCAAAGGAGAGGCCATTGGCTTAAGGGCATTTATGCACTTGGACTTACTGAGAATGTATGGGCCGATATATAATTCAGCCGACTCTACTAAACCTGCTATTCCTTACAGTACTGTTGCCGGAACAAGCTACGGTCCAATACTTCCCGCTAACCAGGTGATGGGTAAAATTTTATCGGATCTTCATAGTGCCGAGTCCTTGCTTGCTAACGATCCTATCCGGAATGGCGTACAAAGTGGTCAGAATCAAACATACCTGAACAACAGGAATCAACGAATGAATTATTTTGCAGTGAAAGGACTTCAGGCAAGGGCCTTATTGTACAGGGGAATAAAGCAGCAGCATTTTTGGCAGCAAAGGCGGTAA
- a CDS encoding SRPBCC domain-containing protein translates to MEQKTKIAAENGKQEIVITREFDLPVEMLFKAYVEPEIVAQWMGTKVLKLENKKHGSYVFETSDHKGNVAFVASGVIHELVPEEKITRTFEMENTPFAAQLEFLTFEKLSADRSKLTMHVIYKSVGVRDQILSLPFAQGINMAHNRLQNIVGQLK, encoded by the coding sequence ATGGAGCAGAAAACAAAAATAGCCGCCGAGAACGGTAAACAGGAAATCGTAATCACCAGGGAATTTGATCTTCCTGTTGAAATGCTTTTTAAGGCTTATGTAGAGCCCGAAATTGTTGCGCAATGGATGGGTACAAAAGTATTGAAACTCGAAAATAAAAAACATGGCAGTTATGTTTTCGAAACTTCAGATCATAAAGGGAATGTAGCCTTTGTAGCCAGTGGGGTAATCCACGAGTTGGTGCCCGAAGAGAAAATCACGCGTACATTCGAAATGGAAAATACACCTTTCGCCGCGCAGCTTGAGTTTTTAACATTCGAAAAACTAAGCGCTGATAGGAGTAAGCTTACCATGCATGTGATATATAAATCGGTTGGTGTAAGAGATCAGATCCTGTCGCTCCCCTTTGCTCAGGGCATCAATATGGCACATAACCGTTTGCAGAATATTGTAGGTCAATTAAAATAA
- a CDS encoding SusC/RagA family TonB-linked outer membrane protein, with amino-acid sequence MIKYVTKKKLKNVFLLMFFFILTGLNLQAQNKEPTIRGIVKDKKGVVVASASVVLYTTEKRIKTSYTDKNGVFIFPDIPPGKYVIMIKHVGFKYKEIDVEIIPGGTFSSVIELTESVKDLDEVKISTGIVQRSKNGFTGATATFTGEQLKSIGNQNIIQSLKTLDPSFIQIQNNLAGSNPNVLPKIEIRGKTSIGSTTLQDQFASDPNQPLFILDGFETSLTRIVSIDMNRIASVTILKDAASTALYGSKASNGVVVIETKKPKPGELQLNYTTDLSVELPDLSGYNMMNAEEKLQFEKLAGRYTLSFPNAYLQQDLDAMYANRLKEVKRGVNSYWLSEPLQTGFSQRHFLYASGGAEAIKYGVGASYKTNKATMKGSGRDEWGANIDLSYRKGKFNISNTTEINGYKTTESPYGSFSTYVKANPYYRKLGTDLRFLEQTYNIIQLDKNYDVTNPLYNAALNSYDGSKNFAIQNAFQVKVNLTDNLLAQVAFQIQKGITTGQTFISPLNTIFDSTNAFEKGSYTNNRSDNFNYNGYLMLSYGKVFKEKHALTTDLRAEIREDNNQYGSYTAVGFPNASNGNPSFAYSYQPNSRPSSVKSKSRSDALLFTANYIYDKRYFADASIRYDGSTAFGSSNPYTPYYSGGLGWNVNNEKGIKDIKWITLIRLRANIGVTGNQNFSSYSSIDTYNYFSGINPYGQGVLLSTLGNPNLEAQKTVQSNIGTDIALWGNQLNFTINAYRKKTSPLVVAVDLPSSTGVSKLPLNVGYLDTKGLEAVVNFSPIYKPNERIIWTIGYTGSIYKSKYGNFNNTLASLNTAQLNSNSLIRYKDGYSPDDLWAVPSKGIDPATGREVFLKKNGEYTFTYDPADIVKSGSGTPLIEGVISTSFNYKGASLGIYLRYVLGRDIFNNALYSKVENISFQGLSENQDKRALYDRWQKPGDNARFKGISLTSTTPISSRFIQQENSLSGESINMGYRFDQKTWLKKVGISSLILNAYMNDLFYFSTVKRERGIDYPYAKSFSFSLNASF; translated from the coding sequence ATGATTAAATACGTTACTAAGAAGAAACTAAAAAATGTATTTCTCTTGATGTTCTTTTTTATTTTAACGGGCTTAAACCTGCAGGCTCAGAATAAAGAACCAACCATACGGGGAATTGTAAAAGACAAAAAAGGAGTTGTGGTTGCTAGTGCATCCGTAGTTTTATATACCACCGAAAAGAGGATTAAAACCTCTTATACCGACAAAAATGGGGTATTTATCTTTCCAGATATCCCTCCTGGAAAGTATGTAATTATGATTAAACACGTTGGCTTCAAATATAAGGAGATTGATGTGGAGATTATTCCTGGCGGAACATTTTCATCTGTGATTGAGTTAACAGAAAGCGTTAAAGACCTGGATGAGGTGAAGATATCAACCGGTATTGTACAGCGTAGCAAAAATGGTTTCACAGGGGCAACAGCCACGTTCACCGGTGAGCAGTTAAAGTCTATTGGAAACCAGAATATTATACAAAGTTTAAAAACGCTGGATCCTTCTTTTATACAGATACAAAATAACCTGGCGGGATCAAATCCAAATGTTTTGCCGAAGATAGAAATCCGTGGCAAAACAAGTATTGGATCAACAACCTTACAAGATCAGTTTGCCTCCGATCCCAATCAGCCCTTATTTATATTAGATGGCTTTGAGACCTCGTTAACCAGGATAGTCAGCATTGATATGAACCGTATAGCTTCTGTCACCATTTTAAAAGATGCAGCATCAACGGCACTTTATGGCTCTAAGGCATCCAACGGTGTAGTAGTTATTGAAACAAAAAAACCGAAACCTGGAGAGCTTCAGCTAAATTATACGACAGATTTAAGCGTAGAACTGCCTGACCTGAGTGGGTATAACATGATGAATGCAGAGGAAAAGCTTCAATTTGAAAAATTAGCGGGCAGGTATACCCTTTCGTTTCCTAATGCCTATCTTCAGCAAGACCTCGATGCGATGTACGCAAATCGGTTGAAAGAGGTTAAAAGAGGCGTAAATTCTTATTGGCTAAGCGAACCATTACAAACTGGGTTCTCTCAGAGACATTTCCTATATGCATCTGGCGGAGCTGAGGCTATTAAGTATGGAGTAGGCGCAAGTTATAAAACAAATAAGGCTACCATGAAAGGTTCCGGACGGGATGAATGGGGCGCAAATATTGATCTCTCTTATCGAAAAGGAAAATTTAACATTTCCAACACCACAGAAATAAATGGATATAAAACGACCGAGTCTCCGTATGGATCGTTCAGTACCTACGTGAAAGCAAATCCATATTATCGCAAACTTGGGACAGACCTAAGGTTCTTGGAGCAAACATATAATATTATACAACTTGATAAAAATTACGATGTAACCAACCCACTTTACAATGCCGCTTTAAATAGTTACGACGGTTCTAAAAACTTTGCTATTCAAAATGCATTTCAGGTAAAAGTGAACCTAACGGACAATTTATTGGCTCAGGTTGCATTTCAAATCCAAAAGGGAATTACAACTGGTCAAACTTTCATTTCTCCACTAAATACGATTTTTGATAGCACAAATGCATTTGAAAAAGGAAGTTATACCAACAACAGGTCAGATAATTTTAATTATAATGGATATTTGATGTTATCTTACGGGAAAGTATTTAAAGAAAAGCATGCTTTAACTACTGACCTGAGAGCAGAGATCAGAGAAGATAATAATCAATATGGTAGCTATACAGCGGTTGGGTTTCCAAATGCCAGCAATGGCAATCCAAGTTTTGCTTATTCTTATCAGCCAAATTCGAGACCATCATCTGTAAAAAGTAAATCGAGGTCAGACGCATTGCTTTTTACCGCAAATTATATTTACGATAAAAGATACTTCGCCGATGCATCTATTCGATACGATGGAAGTACAGCGTTTGGCTCAAGTAATCCGTACACACCCTATTATTCTGGCGGACTAGGTTGGAATGTAAACAATGAAAAGGGTATAAAAGATATTAAATGGATCACCCTGATCAGATTAAGAGCCAATATAGGTGTAACGGGAAATCAAAATTTCTCCAGTTATTCTTCCATTGATACCTACAATTATTTTTCAGGAATCAACCCTTATGGCCAAGGTGTACTCTTAAGTACTTTGGGTAACCCTAACCTGGAAGCGCAAAAAACAGTACAGAGTAATATTGGAACCGATATTGCATTGTGGGGAAACCAACTCAATTTTACGATTAATGCATATCGAAAAAAAACTTCTCCACTTGTTGTTGCGGTAGATCTGCCTTCATCAACCGGTGTCTCTAAACTGCCGTTAAATGTTGGTTATTTAGACACAAAGGGGCTTGAGGCTGTCGTTAATTTCTCTCCTATATACAAACCAAACGAAAGGATAATTTGGACAATCGGTTACACGGGCTCTATTTATAAGAGCAAATATGGTAACTTTAATAACACCCTAGCTTCTTTAAATACAGCACAGCTCAACAGCAACTCTCTTATTCGTTATAAGGATGGTTACAGTCCGGATGATCTTTGGGCGGTGCCCTCAAAAGGTATCGATCCCGCTACCGGCAGGGAGGTTTTCCTGAAGAAAAATGGAGAATATACTTTTACTTATGATCCTGCCGATATTGTAAAGTCCGGATCAGGCACTCCATTAATTGAGGGCGTAATCAGCACGAGTTTTAACTATAAGGGCGCCAGTTTGGGTATCTATCTGCGGTATGTTTTAGGCAGAGATATTTTTAATAATGCGCTGTATTCAAAAGTGGAGAATATCAGTTTTCAGGGCCTTTCAGAGAACCAGGACAAAAGGGCATTATACGACCGGTGGCAAAAGCCAGGAGACAATGCCCGTTTTAAGGGGATTTCTTTGACTAGTACAACCCCAATTTCTTCCAGGTTCATCCAGCAAGAGAATTCGTTAAGTGGTGAATCAATCAACATGGGATACAGGTTCGACCAGAAAACATGGTTAAAAAAAGTAGGCATTTCCTCTTTGATTTTGAATGCTTACATGAACGACCTGTTTTATTTTTCTACAGTTAAAAGAGAACGTGGGATCGATTATCCTTATGCAAAATCGTTTTCATTCAGTCTAAATGCTTCATTTTAA
- a CDS encoding FecR family protein produces MQIDQNLIDKFFAGKCSKEEAIAVSRFLKAPVNFNTYMDEVEKEEMESAPQIDNRISEQMMERILDRIFDRQNRRDTRIRVFSYAAAVLLIVSTVILYQYTSQQTRNQSFGNISLKMQKTPIVLKNKSSRTEKYDLPDGSIVEIEPYSEISYLPFIGNKRDIFLKGAALFRVHKDKKRPFTVYASNLATTALGTIFRISAHHRSRFIKVKLIEGKVVIKPDNKLLAARVTTVYLTSGQCFSLNKKNYATKVSEFVQKDPIKIADPVVSGDGATITSDAIVFNNQSLVTVFNVLSKELNIKIDYQKNSIRKKVFSGKYEFGRDDPAGFLNMICALNNLTVSKTTMGYTIKYELINRKPAIKLKLND; encoded by the coding sequence ATGCAAATTGATCAAAACCTTATTGATAAATTTTTTGCCGGCAAATGCAGTAAAGAAGAAGCAATCGCGGTGAGCCGTTTTTTAAAGGCTCCTGTGAACTTTAACACCTACATGGATGAAGTGGAAAAGGAGGAGATGGAATCCGCTCCACAGATTGACAACAGAATTTCTGAGCAGATGATGGAAAGGATTTTGGATCGCATTTTTGACCGACAGAACAGAAGAGATACCCGTATCAGGGTCTTCTCCTATGCGGCGGCTGTTCTATTAATCGTGTCGACGGTCATTTTATACCAATACACATCACAACAGACACGCAACCAGTCTTTTGGCAACATTAGCTTAAAAATGCAAAAGACTCCTATTGTGCTGAAAAATAAAAGTAGCAGAACAGAAAAATATGATTTACCTGATGGGTCGATTGTTGAAATTGAGCCCTATAGTGAGATTAGTTATTTACCCTTTATAGGAAACAAGAGAGATATTTTTCTGAAAGGGGCGGCATTGTTTAGGGTACATAAAGATAAAAAAAGGCCTTTTACTGTATATGCCTCCAACTTAGCCACTACCGCACTCGGTACAATTTTCAGGATTTCCGCACATCATAGGAGCAGGTTCATCAAGGTAAAATTAATAGAAGGGAAGGTTGTTATTAAGCCAGATAATAAGCTGCTGGCAGCAAGAGTAACGACTGTTTATTTGACTTCAGGGCAATGTTTTTCTTTAAATAAAAAGAATTATGCGACTAAAGTGAGTGAATTTGTCCAGAAAGACCCCATTAAAATCGCCGATCCGGTAGTTTCTGGCGACGGAGCTACCATAACCAGCGATGCCATTGTTTTTAACAACCAATCTTTAGTAACTGTATTTAATGTGCTTTCCAAAGAATTGAACATCAAAATTGACTATCAAAAAAATTCGATAAGGAAAAAAGTGTTTAGCGGAAAATATGAATTTGGAAGAGATGATCCTGCAGGATTTTTAAATATGATATGCGCTTTAAACAACCTCACAGTTTCTAAAACAACCATGGGTTATACAATTAAATATGAATTAATAAATAGAAAACCAGCAATTAAACTAAAACTAAATGATTAA
- a CDS encoding YdeI/OmpD-associated family protein, which produces MNTNPKVDFYFNKAKKWQEAVILLRTIALDCGLTEELKWGCPCYTFDGNNIVLIHDFKEYCAFLFFKGALLKDNEGILIQQTENVQSARQIRFTTALQIIEMKAILRAYIFEAIEVEKAGLKVDLKKTAEYTIPAEFQSKLDHIPDLKTAFEALTPGRQRGYLLYFSAAKQSKTRAARVEKFIPQILNGKGLDD; this is translated from the coding sequence ATGAATACGAACCCTAAAGTTGATTTTTATTTTAATAAAGCCAAAAAATGGCAGGAAGCAGTAATCTTATTAAGAACAATTGCCCTTGATTGTGGCCTAACTGAAGAGTTAAAATGGGGCTGCCCCTGTTACACTTTTGATGGAAACAACATCGTTTTAATTCACGATTTTAAAGAATATTGTGCCTTTTTGTTTTTTAAAGGTGCATTATTGAAAGATAATGAAGGTATATTGATCCAGCAAACAGAGAATGTGCAATCGGCAAGGCAGATCCGTTTTACCACTGCATTGCAGATTATAGAAATGAAAGCAATTTTAAGAGCCTATATTTTTGAAGCCATTGAAGTAGAAAAAGCAGGTTTAAAAGTGGATTTGAAAAAAACTGCAGAATACACCATTCCGGCTGAGTTTCAAAGTAAATTGGATCACATTCCTGATTTAAAAACAGCTTTCGAAGCCTTAACCCCAGGACGACAAAGAGGATACCTCTTATATTTTTCGGCGGCCAAACAATCTAAAACAAGGGCGGCTAGGGTTGAAAAATTTATACCGCAGATTTTGAATGGTAAAGGATTGGATGATTAG
- a CDS encoding GNAT family N-acetyltransferase yields the protein MIIRLAVTEDIPLIMQLVRKVVPLMRAAGNFQWGDDYPNPEVFANDIKIDQLWVAELENEIVGVSAITTDQDPEYADAGWDITEKAIVTHRLAVDPDQQGKGIAKALIQQAEVVAKTAGISILRVDTNSENKATQALFHKLGYTFSGEIGLAKRPGLRFFCYQKLL from the coding sequence ATGATAATAAGATTAGCCGTTACAGAAGATATACCATTAATTATGCAATTGGTACGCAAAGTTGTACCCTTAATGCGTGCTGCAGGAAATTTTCAGTGGGGAGACGATTATCCGAACCCCGAAGTATTTGCCAACGACATTAAAATCGATCAGTTATGGGTAGCAGAGCTGGAAAATGAAATTGTTGGTGTTTCTGCAATTACTACAGATCAGGATCCTGAGTATGCCGATGCTGGTTGGGACATTACCGAAAAAGCCATTGTTACGCACCGTTTGGCTGTAGATCCCGATCAGCAGGGCAAGGGCATTGCCAAGGCTTTAATACAACAGGCAGAGGTAGTAGCCAAAACAGCCGGCATTAGCATTTTAAGGGTAGATACCAATAGCGAAAATAAAGCCACACAAGCCCTTTTCCATAAACTGGGTTATACCTTTAGCGGCGAAATTGGCCTGGCCAAGCGCCCTGGACTACGTTTCTTTTGCTATCAAAAGTTGTTGTAA
- a CDS encoding DoxX family protein → MTKRNKIIYWIATVWLSLGMLSTGIVQLLKMKDEVVLFTQLGYPLYFLTLLGVWKILGVIAVLIPKFTLLKEWAYAGFFFAMSGAVFSHIAVADHSFSAYFGPMLLLVLTVFSWYFRPVERKIALN, encoded by the coding sequence ATGACAAAGAGAAACAAAATTATCTATTGGATCGCCACAGTTTGGCTTTCCTTGGGCATGCTGTCTACGGGCATCGTGCAGTTATTAAAAATGAAAGATGAAGTAGTGCTTTTTACCCAGCTGGGCTATCCGCTCTATTTCCTCACTTTATTGGGCGTTTGGAAAATTTTGGGTGTAATTGCCGTGCTTATTCCTAAATTTACTTTACTAAAAGAATGGGCTTATGCAGGCTTTTTCTTTGCCATGTCTGGCGCTGTTTTTTCGCATATCGCAGTGGCTGATCATAGCTTTTCGGCATATTTTGGGCCGATGTTGCTATTGGTTTTAACGGTGTTTTCGTGGTATTTCAGGCCTGTAGAAAGAAAAATTGCTTTAAATTAG
- a CDS encoding ArsR/SmtB family transcription factor, with product MNLRRDVFQAIADPTRRAILLLVATQSMTAGAIAANFDTARPTVSKHLQILTECELLEQKQNGREVHYHTNAKKMKEIADFIEPFRKMWDDRFNKLEDIMKNYKPTK from the coding sequence ATGAATTTAAGAAGAGATGTATTTCAAGCCATTGCCGATCCCACACGCAGGGCAATATTACTGTTGGTAGCCACACAATCGATGACTGCGGGCGCTATAGCCGCCAATTTCGATACCGCCAGACCGACCGTTTCCAAACACCTGCAAATTCTTACCGAATGCGAACTTTTAGAGCAAAAACAGAATGGGAGGGAAGTACACTACCATACAAATGCCAAAAAGATGAAAGAAATAGCCGATTTTATTGAGCCCTTCCGCAAAATGTGGGATGATAGGTTTAACAAACTGGAAGATATCATGAAAAATTATAAACCGACCAAATAG
- a CDS encoding RNA polymerase sigma factor has product MEHLSDLKSGNITAFQHLYALYNKKLYFFILKKSGSAYMAEEVVQLTFIRLWNKRKSIPLEVPAYTIISRMAYTILIDQIRKEAVNQKLLNKVEVNDQTDNITEYTNTLAAIEYVLELMAPMRKKVFKLSRFDGFSHKEIAEKLSISPKTVEYHVSKAIKQIKAVLSSFWIALIYILQK; this is encoded by the coding sequence ATGGAACATCTTTCTGATCTTAAGTCCGGAAATATAACGGCATTTCAACACCTGTATGCTTTGTACAACAAAAAGCTTTATTTCTTTATCCTCAAAAAGTCAGGATCGGCGTATATGGCTGAAGAGGTGGTACAGCTTACCTTTATTCGCCTATGGAATAAAAGAAAATCTATACCGTTAGAGGTCCCGGCTTATACTATTATATCCAGAATGGCCTATACAATTTTAATAGATCAGATCAGAAAGGAAGCAGTTAACCAAAAACTCCTGAATAAGGTAGAAGTTAATGATCAAACCGATAACATTACTGAATATACAAATACCCTAGCTGCTATTGAATATGTTTTAGAATTAATGGCTCCTATGCGCAAAAAAGTTTTTAAACTCAGCAGGTTCGATGGCTTCTCCCATAAAGAGATCGCCGAAAAACTATCCATTTCTCCAAAAACTGTTGAATACCACGTTTCAAAAGCGATCAAACAAATTAAGGCCGTACTTTCTTCTTTTTGGATTGCTCTCATCTATATCCTTCAAAAGTAA
- a CDS encoding DUF4256 domain-containing protein → MIMSKKELSVEQTHELLNTLKTRFEKNMGRHKGIEWTKVEERLIGRPGKLWILDEMEVTGGEPDVVDFDKETGEYIFYDCSAESPKGRRSICYDLEALESRKEHQPENNAIDMAAGMGVELLTEEQYRFLQQLGQFDTKTSSWIVTPPEIRKLGGALFGDRRYNHVFVYHNGAQSYYAARAFRGLLRV, encoded by the coding sequence ATGATAATGAGCAAGAAAGAACTATCTGTAGAACAAACGCATGAATTGCTGAATACGCTGAAAACCCGTTTCGAGAAAAATATGGGCCGCCATAAAGGTATCGAATGGACTAAAGTTGAAGAAAGGTTAATTGGCAGGCCTGGGAAACTCTGGATACTCGACGAAATGGAAGTAACCGGTGGCGAGCCCGATGTTGTTGATTTTGATAAAGAAACAGGCGAATACATTTTTTATGATTGTTCTGCAGAAAGCCCTAAAGGCCGTAGGAGTATTTGTTATGATTTGGAAGCTCTTGAATCCAGAAAAGAACATCAGCCAGAAAATAATGCTATTGATATGGCTGCTGGGATGGGTGTAGAGCTCTTAACAGAAGAACAATATCGCTTTTTGCAACAACTTGGACAGTTTGATACCAAAACATCGAGCTGGATTGTTACCCCTCCCGAGATCAGAAAATTGGGCGGTGCCCTCTTTGGCGATCGTCGTTACAATCATGTGTTCGTGTATCACAATGGCGCACAATCTTATTATGCGGCAAGGGCTTTCCGTGGTTTATTAAGAGTATAG